A region of Chitinophaga horti DNA encodes the following proteins:
- the leuD gene encoding 3-isopropylmalate dehydratase small subunit: MDKIFKNLVSTVIPLPIENIDTDQIIPARFLKATTRDGFGENLFRDWRFDENNQPKQDFVLNNPIYSGKILVAGKNFGCGSSREHAAWAIADFGLKVVVSSFFADIFKNNALNNFILPITVSEAFLHKIFQAVEADPKAEVEVNLQEQYIAIKSTGEKESFDINAYKKTCLLNGYDDIDYLLSLRTEISEYETSRPFNF, translated from the coding sequence ATGGATAAGATATTTAAAAACCTGGTGTCAACCGTGATACCGCTGCCGATAGAAAACATCGATACCGACCAGATCATCCCCGCACGCTTCCTGAAAGCGACCACGCGTGATGGTTTTGGCGAAAACCTGTTCCGCGACTGGCGTTTCGACGAAAACAACCAGCCGAAACAGGATTTTGTACTTAACAACCCGATCTATTCCGGTAAGATACTGGTCGCCGGTAAAAACTTCGGTTGCGGCTCTTCCCGCGAGCACGCCGCCTGGGCCATCGCGGACTTTGGTCTGAAGGTGGTGGTGAGCAGCTTCTTCGCGGATATCTTCAAAAATAACGCACTGAACAACTTTATACTGCCGATCACCGTTAGTGAAGCGTTCCTGCATAAAATTTTCCAGGCAGTGGAAGCAGATCCGAAAGCGGAAGTGGAAGTGAACCTGCAGGAGCAGTATATCGCGATCAAAAGCACCGGCGAAAAAGAATCGTTCGACATTAACGCGTACAAAAAAACCTGTTTGCTGAACGGCTACGACGATATCGATTACCTGTTGAGCCTGCGCACAGAGATCAGTGAGTACGAAACATCACGACCTTTCAATTTCTAA
- the leuB gene encoding 3-isopropylmalate dehydrogenase, producing the protein MGVEKKILVIPGDGIGQEVTSWGKKVLEAIAENFKHKFTFDEGIMGHVAIEATGDPLPDETLEKARKSDAILFGAIGHAKYDNDPTLKVRPEQGLLKIRKELGLYANLRPIKLFDDLLQASSIKPEILQGADILFFRELTGDVYFGEKKRSEDRTSASDLMIYHKYEVERIARKAYEAARTRRKKLCSVDKANVLEASRLWREVVQEIAKEYPDVETEHMFIDNAAMQLIKDPKRFDVVLTGNLFGDILTDEASQIAGSMGMLASASVGDAIGFYEPIHGSAHDIAGKGLANPLASILSAALLLDISFGLKDEAQRVIKAVDVTLRQGYRTMDIATKHTANEFILGTDAMGAKVLDNLN; encoded by the coding sequence ATGGGAGTAGAAAAAAAGATACTGGTAATACCCGGCGACGGCATCGGACAGGAAGTAACTTCCTGGGGCAAAAAAGTACTGGAAGCGATTGCTGAAAACTTTAAACACAAGTTTACGTTTGACGAAGGCATCATGGGCCACGTAGCCATCGAAGCTACGGGCGATCCGCTGCCGGACGAAACACTGGAAAAGGCACGAAAGAGCGACGCCATCCTGTTCGGCGCAATCGGTCACGCGAAATACGATAATGATCCAACCCTGAAAGTAAGACCCGAACAAGGTTTGCTGAAAATCCGCAAGGAACTGGGATTGTACGCGAACCTGCGCCCGATCAAACTGTTCGACGATCTGCTGCAGGCATCCAGCATCAAGCCGGAAATATTGCAAGGCGCCGATATTCTTTTCTTCCGCGAATTAACAGGCGATGTGTATTTCGGAGAGAAGAAACGCAGCGAAGACAGGACATCAGCATCCGACCTGATGATCTATCACAAATATGAAGTGGAACGCATTGCACGCAAAGCTTACGAGGCTGCACGCACCCGCCGTAAAAAACTTTGCTCTGTAGATAAAGCGAATGTACTGGAAGCTTCCCGCCTGTGGAGAGAAGTGGTACAGGAAATCGCGAAAGAGTACCCTGACGTGGAAACAGAACACATGTTCATCGACAACGCCGCGATGCAGCTGATCAAAGACCCGAAACGTTTTGATGTGGTGCTGACGGGCAACCTGTTCGGCGACATTCTTACCGATGAGGCTTCGCAGATTGCAGGCTCCATGGGTATGCTGGCTTCTGCGTCCGTAGGTGATGCTATCGGCTTCTACGAACCTATTCACGGCTCTGCGCACGACATCGCCGGTAAAGGCCTGGCTAACCCGCTGGCCTCTATCCTGAGCGCCGCACTGCTGCTGGATATCTCTTTCGGTTTGAAAGATGAAGCACAACGTGTGATCAAAGCTGTGGACGTTACACTGCGCCAGGGCTACCGCACTATGGATATTGCGACCAAACATACCGCTAACGAGTTTATTCTCGGTACCGATGCTATGGGCGCCAAAGTATTGGACAATCTGAACTAA
- a CDS encoding 2-isopropylmalate synthase, which translates to MDKNRVYIFDTTLRDGEQVPGCQLTTVEKIEVAKELEALGVDVIEAGFPISSPGDFQSVVEISKAVSEPVICALTRANTKDIDAAAEALRFAKRGRIHTGIGASDMHIKYKFNSTRDEILRRGVEAVKYARKFTDDVEFYAEDAGRADNEFLARMIEAVIAAGATVVNIPDTNGYCLPEQYGAKIKYLVDNVSNIDKAIISVHCHNDLGLATANSISGVINGARQVECTINGIGERAGNTSLEEVAMIMKTHHALGYTTGINSKRIYDISNLVSTMMRMPVQPNKAIVGRNAFAHSSGIHQDGILKHRENYEILDPEDLGINPNSIILTARSGRHALKHHLERLGYKIDKINLDEVYQRFLEMADKQKEISDHDLQMLMGDGQDKNYDEKAIKVTLLQVVCGDPLRPMATVKLKINGEEREASAAGNGPVNATINAIHEIIKDDILLDEFSIQSMHGGSEDVSKVNMHVKHAGKSYYGFGTSTDIVNASVHAYVDALNKIY; encoded by the coding sequence ATGGATAAGAACCGAGTCTATATTTTCGATACCACCCTGCGCGATGGCGAACAGGTACCTGGCTGCCAGCTCACGACCGTTGAAAAGATCGAAGTGGCAAAGGAGCTGGAAGCCCTTGGCGTAGATGTGATTGAAGCAGGTTTTCCTATTTCCAGCCCTGGCGATTTCCAGAGCGTGGTAGAAATATCCAAAGCAGTTTCAGAGCCTGTTATTTGCGCCCTTACCCGCGCGAATACAAAAGATATAGATGCTGCGGCAGAAGCGCTGCGTTTCGCTAAGAGAGGCCGTATTCATACCGGCATCGGCGCTTCCGATATGCACATCAAATATAAATTCAACAGCACCCGCGACGAGATACTTCGCCGTGGCGTGGAAGCGGTGAAGTACGCCCGTAAATTCACCGACGATGTAGAGTTTTATGCAGAAGATGCCGGCCGTGCAGACAACGAGTTCCTCGCCCGCATGATCGAAGCGGTGATCGCTGCCGGTGCTACGGTGGTGAACATCCCGGATACCAACGGTTACTGTTTGCCCGAGCAATACGGTGCCAAGATCAAATACCTGGTAGATAACGTATCTAACATCGATAAAGCAATCATTTCGGTGCATTGCCATAACGACCTGGGGCTGGCTACAGCCAACTCCATTTCCGGCGTAATTAACGGGGCAAGGCAGGTGGAATGTACCATCAATGGTATTGGCGAAAGAGCAGGTAACACATCCCTCGAAGAGGTGGCCATGATCATGAAAACACACCACGCGTTAGGTTACACTACCGGCATCAATTCAAAACGTATTTACGATATCAGCAACCTGGTATCTACGATGATGCGTATGCCCGTGCAGCCAAACAAAGCGATCGTTGGGCGTAACGCCTTCGCACACAGCTCCGGCATTCACCAGGATGGTATTCTGAAGCACCGCGAAAACTACGAGATCCTTGATCCGGAAGACCTCGGCATCAATCCAAACTCTATTATTCTTACCGCCCGCAGCGGCCGCCACGCGTTGAAACATCACCTGGAAAGACTGGGTTACAAGATCGACAAGATCAACCTGGATGAGGTGTACCAACGTTTCCTGGAAATGGCGGACAAACAGAAAGAAATAAGCGACCACGACCTTCAGATGCTGATGGGCGACGGCCAGGATAAAAACTACGACGAAAAGGCAATTAAAGTAACTTTGTTACAGGTAGTATGCGGTGATCCGCTGCGCCCGATGGCCACCGTTAAGTTGAAGATCAATGGTGAAGAACGCGAAGCCAGCGCGGCCGGTAACGGTCCGGTTAACGCGACTATCAACGCTATTCACGAAATTATTAAGGATGATATTCTACTGGATGAGTTCAGTATCCAGTCGATGCACGGCGGTAGTGAAGATGTAAGCAAAGTAAACATGCACGTAAAGCACGCAGGTAAATCTTACTACGGTTTCGGTACCTCTACCGATATTGTAAACGCCTCTGTACATGCTTATGTGGATGCGCTGAACAAAATCTACTAA
- a CDS encoding methyltransferase domain-containing protein codes for MSTWDAGLYKEQHSFVFQYGSDLLSWLQPLEAERILDAGCGTGELTAEIAASGASVKGIDLSASMIKSAKAHYPAMDFETADIATFELEERFDAIFSNATLHWVREKEKAAGQLYKHLKPGGRLVLEMGGKDNVSGILKALEQAMAKYGKVYKPFWYFPSVAEYTTVLENAGFRVNRVHYFDRETTLKDNENGIIRWLDMFGSHFFEGIEATERNAILEETQRLMEPTHFNNGKWTADYKRLRVLAVKPATAH; via the coding sequence ATGAGCACCTGGGACGCTGGTTTATATAAGGAACAACACAGCTTCGTATTCCAATACGGCAGCGACCTGCTTTCGTGGTTGCAGCCCCTCGAAGCCGAACGTATACTGGATGCCGGCTGCGGCACGGGCGAACTGACGGCCGAAATCGCCGCTTCCGGCGCTTCTGTAAAAGGAATCGACCTGTCGGCCAGCATGATCAAAAGTGCGAAGGCGCATTATCCTGCGATGGATTTTGAAACGGCTGATATCGCGACTTTCGAACTGGAAGAACGTTTCGACGCCATTTTTTCTAACGCCACCCTGCATTGGGTGCGCGAGAAAGAGAAGGCGGCGGGGCAGTTATATAAACACTTAAAGCCCGGCGGCAGGCTGGTGCTGGAAATGGGAGGGAAGGACAATGTGTCAGGCATTCTCAAAGCACTGGAACAAGCCATGGCCAAATACGGAAAGGTGTATAAACCATTCTGGTATTTTCCTTCTGTAGCCGAATACACCACTGTTCTTGAAAATGCGGGCTTCCGGGTGAACCGGGTGCATTATTTCGATCGCGAAACCACGCTCAAAGACAATGAGAATGGCATTATCCGCTGGCTCGACATGTTCGGGTCACACTTCTTCGAAGGCATTGAAGCGACTGAGCGCAACGCCATCCTGGAAGAAACGCAGCGGCTGATGGAACCGACGCATTTCAACAACGGCAAGTGGACGGCCGATTACAAAAGATTGCGGGTACTGGCGGTGAAGCCGGCCACCGCGCACTAA
- the leuC gene encoding 3-isopropylmalate dehydratase large subunit: protein MGKTLFDKIWDSHVVKSKEGHPDAVYINTHFIHEVTSPQAFDGLRKRNIPVFRPNKTRATADHNVPTIDQHLPIKEALSRHQVEMLTKNTAEFGVELYGLGHRYQGIVHVIGPELGITLPGMTIVCGDSHTSTHGAFGAIAFGIGTSEVEQVLATQCILQYKPKRMKIEVTGQLKNGVLSKDIILYIISRISASGATGYFVEYAGEAIRSLSMEGRMTICNMSIEMGARGGLIAPDHVTFDYIKGREFAPQGAAWDAALDYWKTLFTDVDAEFDEVLTFKAEDIEPQVTYGTNPGMGMGVTQHIPALNEIEDSEKPSFSKSLAYMGLEPGGRLLGKKVDYVFIGSCTNSRIEDLRLVADFVKGKKKADDVTVWIVPGSKQVEAQAIEEGIDKIFEEAGFHLRQPGCSACLGMNEDKIPAGKYCISTSNRNFEGRQGPNARTFLASPLTAAAAAITGIVSDVREMI from the coding sequence ATGGGAAAAACACTATTTGACAAGATTTGGGACAGCCACGTTGTGAAGAGCAAGGAAGGGCATCCCGACGCCGTTTACATCAACACCCATTTTATACATGAAGTTACCAGCCCCCAGGCATTTGACGGACTAAGGAAACGCAACATCCCGGTGTTTCGTCCGAACAAAACCAGGGCTACCGCCGACCACAACGTACCTACCATCGATCAGCATTTGCCGATTAAAGAAGCATTGAGCCGCCACCAGGTGGAAATGCTGACTAAAAATACAGCGGAGTTTGGCGTAGAACTGTATGGTTTGGGCCACCGCTACCAGGGCATCGTACACGTGATTGGTCCCGAACTGGGTATTACCCTCCCAGGCATGACCATCGTTTGCGGCGACAGCCACACGTCTACCCACGGAGCTTTTGGCGCCATCGCCTTCGGCATTGGTACCTCGGAAGTAGAGCAGGTATTGGCTACCCAGTGCATTTTGCAGTACAAGCCGAAGCGTATGAAGATCGAGGTGACCGGTCAGCTGAAGAACGGCGTACTCTCCAAAGACATCATCCTTTATATCATTTCCAGGATATCTGCTTCCGGCGCTACCGGCTACTTCGTGGAATACGCCGGTGAGGCGATCCGTAGCCTGAGCATGGAAGGCCGTATGACGATCTGTAACATGAGCATCGAAATGGGTGCCCGCGGTGGTCTGATCGCCCCGGACCATGTTACTTTCGATTACATCAAAGGCCGCGAATTCGCTCCGCAAGGCGCTGCCTGGGATGCTGCCCTCGATTACTGGAAAACGCTGTTTACCGATGTAGACGCGGAGTTCGATGAGGTGCTGACGTTTAAAGCAGAAGATATTGAGCCGCAGGTGACCTACGGTACCAATCCCGGTATGGGCATGGGCGTTACCCAGCACATTCCTGCACTGAACGAAATCGAAGACAGCGAAAAACCTTCTTTCTCCAAATCACTGGCCTATATGGGCCTGGAGCCAGGCGGCAGGCTGCTCGGCAAAAAAGTGGACTACGTATTCATCGGCAGCTGCACCAACTCCCGCATCGAAGACCTGCGCCTCGTGGCCGACTTCGTAAAAGGAAAAAAGAAAGCCGACGATGTAACCGTATGGATCGTACCGGGTTCTAAACAAGTAGAAGCGCAGGCGATCGAAGAGGGGATCGATAAAATATTTGAAGAAGCGGGTTTCCATCTTCGTCAGCCGGGCTGTTCTGCCTGTCTGGGTATGAACGAAGACAAAATACCTGCCGGTAAATACTGCATCTCCACTTCCAACAGGAACTTTGAAGGCAGGCAGGGCCCGAATGCCCGCACCTTTCTCGCCAGCCCGCTCACTGCGGCGGCGGCAGCCATTACAGGCATTGTATCCGATGTAAGGGAAATGATCTAA